The proteins below come from a single Cervus elaphus chromosome 4, mCerEla1.1, whole genome shotgun sequence genomic window:
- the SLC7A6OS gene encoding probable RNA polymerase II nuclear localization protein SLC7A6OS, with protein MEAGRTAVLRVKRKLGAEPAEALVLACKRLRSSADELETPKTSPEGLERAAENNVFQLVATVRSQAEPVQPLLRAALRPSQGSQQRIRHHLRASAREIRQEGRYRVVSSRRSSGIPSDSLESEDASGTPEAADDASFQLLDLVHEEEDAEVAAAAISCKKSDPDVILCNCVKLIREGLNVSQYGPSSGHQKEQKDDFVYDIYYLERATPGWIENILSVQPYSHEWELVNDDQQPEDIYDDDDDENSENNWRNEYPEEENSDEDEDSRGSDNYSSVSEEERDNSRPPMWSKYPLDVQKEFDYDSPHDLDSD; from the exons ATGGAGGCTGGACGTACAGCTGTGCTCCGGGTGAAGCGGAAGCTCGGCGCAGAGCCCGCCGAGGCTTTGGTCCTCGCTTGTAAACGCCTCCGCTCCAGCGCAGATGAATTGGAAACGCCAAAGACTTCTCCAGAGGGTCTGGAGAGAGCAGCAGAAAATAATGTCTTCCAGTTGGTGGCCACCGTGCGCTCCCAG GCGGAGCCAGTCCAGCCGCTCCTGCGGGCCGCCCTGCGCCCGTCCCAGGGCAGCCAGCAGCGTATCCGCCATCATCTCCGTGCCTCTGCTCGGGAGATCCGACAGGAAGGCCGCTACAGAGTAGTCTCTAGCCGCCGATCCTCGGGGATTCCCTCGGACAGCTTGGAGTCCGAGGACGCGTCAGGAACCCCAGAAGCCGCTGACGACGCAAGCTTTCAGCTATTAGATCTGGTCCACGAAGAAGAAGATGCAGAGGTCGCCGCCGCCGCTATCTCCTGCAAA AAATCTGACCCAGATGTGATCCTCTGCAACTGTGTCAAGTTGATACGTGAGGGGTTGAATGTATCTCAATATGGACCAAGTTCTGGGCATCAGAAGGAACAAAAGGATGACTTTGTGTATGACATTTACTATTTGGAAAGGGCGACTCCAGGATGGATTGAGAACATCCTCTCTGTGCAGCCCTACAGCCACGAGTGGGAGTTG GTGAATGATGACCAACAACCAGAGGAcatttatgatgatgatgatgatgaaaacagTGAGAATAATTGGCGCAATGAGTACCCAGAGGAGGAGAACAGTGATGAAGATGAAGATTCCAGAG GCTCTGACAATTACAGCAGCGTCagtgaagaagaaagagacaaCAGCAGACCACCAATGTGGAGCAAATACCCTTTGGATGTACAGAAGGAGTTTGACTATGACAGCCCCCATGACCTCGATTCAGACTGA